The following coding sequences are from one Acidobacteriota bacterium window:
- a CDS encoding tetratricopeptide repeat protein — protein MRKRFLLSFAVVLVAAAGAFGQQRVTDSVMVMPFENVSNKAEFNWIGESFALSLSELLQVPGLAVVSNSERKMIQQRLRVPLASIPSLATSLRLARESNATLLVSGKYTIIPAQDDLAATINVTARVIRVNEGRFLSEDLPDGRRITRDIALNDALGNLQTMQGQIAYQVLYQRDKALPFSQNQMIETATKVPARAFEAYIKGLLTQDPMFRENFFKNALRLHADSGAAGEFTEAALELGHLHYGQRKFGEAIDAFQRVVNTEQACTERARGENRPANCNDEAYAEASFYMGVIRWQQSDFDQALAVLRPLSEELKITSLYNMLGAIAVQASQAEKRDEARQAALLAEGVAFLEKAHANADDDLAIKFNLSFAHFLNGTYTSAAEYLKELVAAAPKDGEAFYILAKTLGELKDETAADVDNLARTHLAAGNRYATLERDWARAKAITDMKLRVVQPQRKDFVSVVLSQREATPVARPISSTETLLAQAKKEYQAGEDDKAMETIRRVLVSEPMSAESYLILGKIHLRRGDRDQATSAMKTALFWDNRLLDAHVALGRIYLERGDCQQARTFAASAAVIDGENSEVSSLQRLAERCSK, from the coding sequence ATGCGAAAGCGGTTCTTATTAAGTTTTGCGGTGGTCCTGGTGGCCGCGGCCGGTGCGTTTGGCCAACAGCGGGTTACTGATTCGGTGATGGTCATGCCGTTTGAGAATGTTTCGAACAAGGCGGAGTTCAATTGGATCGGCGAGAGCTTTGCGCTTTCGCTTTCCGAGCTTCTGCAGGTTCCGGGGCTTGCGGTCGTTTCAAACAGCGAGCGGAAGATGATCCAGCAGCGGCTTCGCGTGCCGCTGGCGAGCATCCCGAGCCTTGCAACATCGCTCCGGCTCGCCCGCGAGAGCAATGCGACGCTGCTCGTTTCCGGCAAGTACACGATCATTCCGGCACAGGACGACCTGGCCGCGACGATCAACGTTACCGCTCGCGTCATCCGCGTCAATGAAGGCCGCTTTCTGAGCGAAGACCTGCCGGACGGCCGGCGGATCACCCGCGACATCGCGCTCAATGATGCCCTCGGGAACCTGCAAACGATGCAGGGACAGATCGCTTATCAGGTGCTGTATCAGCGGGACAAGGCGTTGCCATTCTCGCAAAATCAGATGATCGAGACGGCGACGAAGGTCCCGGCTCGGGCGTTTGAGGCATACATCAAGGGTTTGCTTACGCAAGACCCGATGTTTCGCGAGAACTTTTTCAAGAACGCGCTTAGGCTCCATGCCGATTCCGGCGCGGCGGGCGAATTTACCGAGGCGGCGCTCGAACTCGGGCATCTTCATTATGGCCAAAGGAAGTTCGGCGAGGCGATCGACGCCTTCCAGCGGGTGGTCAATACCGAACAGGCCTGCACCGAACGGGCTCGTGGCGAGAACCGGCCGGCGAACTGCAACGATGAGGCTTATGCCGAGGCGTCGTTTTACATGGGCGTTATCCGCTGGCAGCAGTCGGATTTCGACCAGGCACTCGCCGTGCTGCGGCCGCTATCGGAGGAACTTAAGATCACGAGCCTTTACAACATGCTCGGGGCGATCGCGGTTCAGGCTTCGCAGGCGGAGAAGCGTGATGAGGCTCGGCAGGCGGCACTACTCGCCGAGGGCGTCGCGTTTCTTGAAAAGGCACATGCAAATGCCGACGACGACCTGGCGATCAAGTTCAATCTTTCGTTCGCTCATTTCCTCAATGGCACTTACACCTCGGCAGCGGAATATCTGAAGGAGCTCGTCGCGGCGGCGCCGAAGGACGGCGAGGCATTTTACATACTTGCCAAGACACTCGGCGAGCTAAAGGACGAAACTGCGGCAGATGTCGATAACCTGGCCCGAACGCATCTGGCAGCCGGGAACCGATACGCAACGCTTGAACGCGATTGGGCGCGGGCGAAGGCCATCACGGATATGAAGCTCCGCGTAGTGCAGCCGCAGAGAAAAGATTTTGTCTCCGTCGTGCTAAGCCAGCGGGAAGCGACGCCGGTCGCTCGGCCCATCAGCAGCACGGAGACACTGCTTGCACAGGCGAAGAAGGAATATCAGGCCGGCGAGGACGACAAGGCGATGGAGACGATTCGCCGCGTTCTGGTCAGCGAGCCGATGAGCGCCGAGAGCTATTTGATACTCGGCAAGATACACCTTCGTCGCGGCGACCGCGACCAGGCGACGAGCGCAATGAAGACCGCTCTTTTCTGGGACAACCGTTTGCTTGATGCCCACGTAGCTCTCGGCCGCATTTATCTTGAACGCGGCGACTGCCAGCAGGCTCGAACCTTTGCCGCATCGGCCGCTGTGATCGACGGAGAGAACTCGGAGGTCAGTTCTCTACAGAGGCTTGCCGAGCGATGTTCCAAATAG
- a CDS encoding DNA translocase FtsK yields the protein MIGTTGTLIVLIAMLTASVLLISNFSFEWLLATFDLPIQNLKTRVREWFERRSLVRRQRHDAALERAQRRRELREQPSSVEPPTVPIPDTLIGDPVPATILEKPAKKTRAMKTEERIEAAAAADESEQKPAEEAEPKPPEEKKVVGKEGYTLPSSELLNPAPPRIAHNDARLRDLAVMIGEKSREFNVAGSVSRYSPGPVVTTFQFKPDAGVKYSRITGLADDLCLALEAESIRIDRIPGTAHVGIEVPNHDRETIFLRDVIESPQFKRSQSPLTIALGKTISGENYVTDLAKMPHLLIAGATGAGKSVGVNSLIVSMLYKATPEDVKFIMVDPKRLELGLYADIPHLRVPIITEPKEAANALHWAVREMENRYKRLAGYAVRNIEGYNAEAKRRNAAKQFDDEGNPHETLPYFVIIIDELADLMMVAGKQVETYITRLAQMARAVGIHLVLATQRPSVDVITGLIKANFPARISFRVSSKVDSRTIIDGNGAESLLGRGDMLFLPPATSQVIRVHGAYVDEKEIARIVEHVKTYGEPEYDPTVTKSEEEMAAEAGEHPSTNDPLFWDALKVVVNAKRGSTSLLQRHLKIGYGRAAGILDAMVARGYVGEMDGAARARPVLPKAFEELSEMMEMKEGL from the coding sequence ATGATCGGGACGACTGGGACGCTTATCGTTCTCATCGCCATGCTGACGGCGTCGGTGCTGCTCATTTCAAATTTCTCATTCGAATGGCTGCTTGCGACATTCGATCTGCCGATCCAAAATCTCAAAACGCGAGTACGCGAGTGGTTCGAGCGAAGGAGCTTGGTACGCCGTCAGCGGCACGACGCGGCGCTCGAGCGGGCCCAACGCCGACGCGAGCTTCGCGAACAACCTTCATCAGTAGAACCGCCGACGGTCCCGATTCCCGATACCTTGATCGGCGATCCCGTTCCCGCAACGATCCTCGAAAAACCGGCAAAGAAGACGCGGGCGATGAAGACCGAGGAACGCATCGAGGCCGCCGCAGCCGCTGACGAGTCGGAGCAGAAGCCCGCCGAAGAAGCCGAGCCGAAGCCGCCGGAAGAAAAGAAGGTGGTCGGGAAGGAGGGCTACACGCTGCCGAGTTCGGAATTGCTAAATCCGGCACCGCCCCGGATCGCCCACAACGATGCTCGGCTTCGCGACCTCGCGGTAATGATCGGCGAGAAATCACGTGAGTTTAATGTTGCTGGATCGGTCAGCCGATACTCGCCGGGGCCGGTCGTTACAACATTTCAGTTCAAGCCGGATGCGGGCGTCAAATACTCGCGGATTACCGGCCTCGCAGACGACCTTTGCCTGGCACTTGAGGCCGAGTCGATCCGCATCGACCGTATTCCGGGCACCGCCCACGTCGGCATCGAAGTGCCGAACCATGACCGCGAAACGATCTTTCTCCGTGACGTCATAGAATCGCCGCAGTTCAAGAGATCACAATCGCCGCTTACCATCGCGCTCGGCAAGACCATCTCCGGCGAGAACTACGTAACCGACCTCGCAAAGATGCCCCACTTGCTGATCGCCGGTGCGACCGGTGCGGGAAAATCGGTCGGCGTAAACTCGCTGATCGTCTCAATGCTCTACAAGGCGACGCCCGAGGACGTGAAGTTCATAATGGTTGACCCGAAGCGGCTTGAGCTCGGGCTCTATGCGGATATTCCGCACCTCCGCGTGCCGATCATCACCGAGCCGAAAGAGGCCGCGAACGCGCTCCACTGGGCGGTCCGCGAAATGGAGAACCGCTACAAGCGGTTGGCCGGATATGCCGTTCGCAACATCGAGGGCTACAACGCCGAGGCCAAAAGGCGGAACGCGGCGAAGCAGTTTGACGACGAAGGCAATCCGCACGAGACGCTGCCGTATTTCGTCATCATTATCGACGAACTTGCCGACCTGATGATGGTCGCCGGCAAGCAGGTCGAGACGTATATTACGCGGCTGGCACAGATGGCTCGGGCGGTCGGGATTCACCTAGTGCTGGCGACGCAGCGGCCTTCGGTAGATGTCATCACCGGACTGATCAAAGCAAACTTTCCGGCACGGATCTCGTTCCGCGTTTCTTCAAAGGTAGATAGCCGGACGATCATCGATGGCAACGGTGCCGAGTCGCTCCTCGGCCGCGGCGATATGCTCTTCCTGCCGCCGGCGACGTCGCAGGTGATCCGCGTCCACGGTGCCTATGTTGACGAGAAAGAGATCGCTCGGATCGTAGAACATGTGAAGACCTACGGCGAGCCCGAGTATGACCCGACCGTGACAAAGAGCGAAGAAGAAATGGCGGCCGAGGCGGGCGAGCACCCCTCGACCAACGACCCGCTTTTCTGGGATGCTCTGAAAGTCGTTGTGAATGCAAAGCGCGGGTCAACGTCGCTGCTGCAACGACACTTGAAGATCGGCTACGGCCGCGCGGCGGGGATACTTGATGCGATGGTCGCACGGGGCTACGTCGGAGAAATGGACGGTGCCGCACGTGCCCGCCCCGTCCTGCCAAAAGCATTCGAAGAGCTTTCCGAGATGATGGAAATGAAAGAGGGATTGTGA
- a CDS encoding VOC family protein, translated as MERLIPMLPVANIARSVEFYGKLGFEVENRNDEWRWAMLRFGDCRLMIDQSINPHPGMPRTGVLYLYPSDIVGYHAQVRSNGIDIPDLETTFYGLTEFRLDDPDGNRLWIGQNTGSEAG; from the coding sequence ATGGAACGGCTGATTCCGATGCTGCCGGTGGCGAATATCGCACGTAGTGTCGAATTTTATGGGAAGCTCGGGTTCGAGGTTGAGAACCGCAATGACGAATGGCGGTGGGCGATGCTGAGGTTCGGCGATTGCCGGCTGATGATCGACCAATCGATCAACCCGCATCCGGGAATGCCGCGGACCGGTGTGCTCTATCTTTATCCGAGCGACATCGTAGGCTATCATGCTCAGGTACGTTCGAATGGGATCGACATCCCGGACCTCGAAACGACCTTTTACGGCCTGACCGAGTTCCGGCTCGACGACCCGGACGGAAACCGGCTCTGGATCGGGCAAAATACAGGCTCAGAGGCCGGCTAA
- a CDS encoding ComEC/Rec2 family competence protein: MTNREPTPTRSFTRHPLLWLAAAFAFGAAVGGNFTAIGPLYFAAASVLLAVLAFAFRERAIATALLLAAFFSAGAFGYIYEAASISPVRVKAIYDLGIVPQADPVAIRGRLVRAVEVGPSTAVLRIAATEITHRGEAMATEGDVRAFVPVDSDEARGDLERLGLRQGDKVIIECGLDRDERYLNPGVARRPELLDRQGIDAACMLKSPLLIERVARGGGIAASVLAARGAAIERTAELFSPRTAGILAAAMFGDRYYLDRETAETFREGGTFHVLVISGLHITFIAGLLLYFTSRFVRSRVRQAAIVLPAIWIFSFAVGMEKPVTRAALMFSFILIGRAIGQAGSMLNAAGACSLVLLAWRPSDVFDPSLLLTFASVFGIIATAVPLIEKLRAIGGWRPTREAPFPPAVPGTVRRFCEALYWSEAGWRIESGRNVWRTLLFKRPLVAGGVWERIRPSVRFVFEAVVVSASVQLWLLPLMAVYFHRIPIAGIVLNIWTGGLVAAMGILAVPALLLGSIADVLAMPFVAAAEAASTAAAWGSQAVLGLGLGGMRMPVYSGAGVAIYFLYLAPVVALAVMLFRWDPFRIKPGPMIHKTTKRGLAAAAAALTLLLGSIIVFTPLSAPRPNGKLRVDLLDVGQGDAALITFPNGETMLIDAGGQVDYRTDAEGDEDFEPDRARIGEMVVSEFLWERGLSHIDHIVASHADSDHLQGLIDVARNFSVGRAYFAAAQGVTEESQMLYAILAERGVAAERLTAGEAMTVGGVRVDVLYPAATASPSLAENDRSLVLMLTFGERRFLFTGDIEAEAERLLIESGAELEADVVKVPHHGSRTSSTEAFVRAVRPRFAVIPVGRRSRFRHPDPQVVERWHAAGAETLTTGSRGTITFETDGQGIEVSAFVK; the protein is encoded by the coding sequence TTGACTAACCGAGAGCCCACACCCACGCGAAGCTTTACCCGACATCCGCTCCTCTGGCTTGCGGCCGCGTTCGCATTTGGGGCGGCGGTGGGCGGTAATTTTACCGCGATAGGGCCGCTATATTTTGCGGCGGCGAGCGTCCTGCTGGCTGTTCTTGCTTTCGCGTTTCGTGAGCGCGCGATCGCAACCGCTCTTCTTCTCGCGGCATTTTTTTCGGCAGGAGCATTTGGATACATCTACGAGGCGGCGTCAATTTCGCCGGTGCGGGTAAAGGCGATCTATGACCTCGGCATCGTGCCACAAGCCGACCCGGTCGCCATCCGCGGGCGGCTTGTCCGGGCAGTCGAGGTCGGGCCCTCGACGGCGGTGCTTCGAATTGCAGCGACCGAGATCACCCACCGCGGCGAGGCAATGGCGACCGAGGGCGATGTTCGGGCGTTCGTTCCGGTCGATTCCGACGAGGCTCGCGGCGACCTCGAACGGCTCGGGCTCCGGCAGGGCGACAAGGTGATCATCGAATGCGGTCTCGATCGCGACGAAAGGTACCTTAATCCCGGGGTGGCTCGGCGGCCGGAACTGCTCGACCGGCAGGGGATCGACGCGGCGTGCATGCTCAAGAGCCCGCTGCTGATCGAGCGCGTTGCCAGAGGCGGCGGGATCGCGGCATCGGTGCTTGCGGCACGCGGTGCGGCGATCGAACGTACGGCAGAGCTTTTCAGCCCGCGGACAGCCGGCATTCTCGCCGCGGCGATGTTCGGCGACCGCTACTACCTCGACCGCGAAACCGCTGAGACCTTCCGCGAGGGTGGGACGTTTCACGTGCTCGTCATTTCCGGCCTGCATATCACTTTCATCGCCGGGCTTCTGCTTTATTTCACGAGCCGGTTCGTCCGATCGCGGGTGCGGCAGGCGGCGATCGTTCTGCCGGCGATCTGGATCTTTTCCTTCGCCGTCGGGATGGAAAAGCCGGTCACGCGGGCGGCACTGATGTTCAGCTTTATCCTCATTGGGCGGGCGATCGGGCAGGCGGGCTCGATGCTAAATGCCGCCGGTGCCTGTTCGCTCGTGTTGCTCGCCTGGCGGCCGAGCGATGTCTTCGACCCCTCGCTGCTACTGACCTTTGCCAGCGTTTTCGGGATAATCGCGACCGCCGTTCCGCTGATCGAGAAGCTGAGGGCGATCGGCGGCTGGCGGCCAACGCGGGAAGCTCCGTTTCCGCCGGCGGTGCCCGGCACGGTGCGACGCTTCTGCGAAGCACTTTACTGGAGCGAGGCGGGTTGGCGGATCGAAAGCGGGCGGAACGTCTGGCGGACATTGCTCTTTAAGCGGCCGCTCGTGGCGGGAGGTGTATGGGAGCGAATACGCCCATCGGTGCGTTTCGTTTTCGAGGCGGTCGTAGTTTCGGCCTCGGTGCAGCTTTGGCTGCTGCCGCTGATGGCAGTCTATTTTCACCGGATACCGATTGCCGGAATCGTGCTGAACATCTGGACCGGCGGACTGGTCGCGGCGATGGGGATACTTGCCGTGCCGGCACTTTTGCTTGGAAGCATCGCCGACGTGCTTGCCATGCCATTCGTTGCGGCAGCCGAGGCGGCTTCGACAGCGGCGGCGTGGGGCTCACAGGCGGTGCTCGGCCTTGGGCTAGGCGGGATGCGGATGCCTGTATATTCCGGAGCGGGCGTTGCGATCTATTTCCTTTATCTTGCCCCGGTCGTCGCACTGGCCGTGATGCTTTTCCGTTGGGATCCGTTTCGAATAAAGCCCGGTCCGATGATTCATAAGACTACGAAGCGAGGGCTCGCGGCGGCCGCTGCTGCACTGACGCTTTTGCTCGGGTCGATCATCGTTTTCACACCGCTCTCCGCTCCGCGGCCGAATGGCAAGCTGCGGGTCGATCTGCTCGACGTAGGGCAAGGCGATGCGGCCCTCATTACATTTCCGAACGGCGAAACGATGCTGATAGATGCCGGCGGGCAGGTCGATTACCGAACCGATGCGGAGGGCGACGAGGACTTTGAGCCGGACAGGGCACGGATCGGCGAGATGGTGGTTTCGGAGTTTCTTTGGGAACGCGGGCTTTCGCACATCGACCACATTGTCGCCTCGCACGCGGACAGCGACCACCTGCAAGGGTTGATCGATGTGGCAAGAAATTTCTCCGTTGGCCGGGCGTATTTTGCTGCGGCTCAGGGCGTGACCGAGGAATCGCAGATGCTTTACGCGATCCTTGCCGAACGCGGCGTTGCGGCCGAGCGGTTAACGGCCGGCGAAGCGATGACGGTCGGCGGAGTTCGGGTCGATGTGCTCTATCCGGCCGCGACTGCTTCGCCGAGTCTGGCGGAAAACGACCGATCTTTGGTGCTGATGCTGACCTTCGGCGAGCGGCGGTTCCTTTTCACCGGCGACATCGAGGCCGAAGCCGAGCGGCTCTTGATCGAAAGCGGAGCCGAACTCGAGGCAGATGTGGTGAAGGTTCCGCACCACGGCAGCCGGACCTCCTCGACAGAGGCGTTCGTCCGGGCAGTGCGGCCGCGGTTTGCGGTGATACCCGTGGGCCGGCGTTCGCGGTTCCGGCATCCCGACCCGCAGGTCGTCGAACGCTGGCACGCGGCCGGAGCCGAAACGCTTACCACCGGAAGCCGCGGAACTATCACCTTCGAAACAGACGGGCAGGGAATCGAAGTCTCCGCTTTCGTGAAATAA
- the lnt gene encoding apolipoprotein N-acyltransferase, which translates to MLKWFKAFIPDVRSLLLAATGGVLLVLAFPDFELWYLAWVALVPLLAAIDREKGSSRRAFTVGWTFGLVFFFGTCWWLTFAPITYAGFPPIVAYFLLLIVCMIVGVFPGIFAAIMAFLLRRFGSVAMLAAPFVWVFTEFLRYWLTGNNWNAIGYSQAFSGFGLKFAQIGGVLITSGAVLIGSSFIAFVLSGRRQYMNDPKKAPIFIVVLYGLIGPLVFIDSRAADQAWEVPEVDVRLPIVASIFLPLILLTILSMIFASVYEFGSLSSEPSDVSARVVAIQPNVPMSGLTYEKWQDLRERHVRMAEAELGKLTTDNQELTTVIFPESPMNFMYESDRETREFIDGFARRNNVSVLFNSAEPNHADGKFFNSAVLVGPKGGEVAQYDKIYLVPFGEFVPEPLASVVPAFVGSFSQGQDYELLPIGTGKAGVMICFESHFGQLGREYVRGGADVLIEMTNDGYLGPTPILRQHLANAVFRAVETNRPLLRVTNVGITAYITERGEVRDPAPVYQEDTRVWTFATSDGSQTFYVKYGDWFAWLCAVVTLALLAFGAFRKRANAEAAAS; encoded by the coding sequence GTGCTAAAGTGGTTCAAAGCCTTTATCCCGGATGTCCGGAGCTTGCTGCTCGCGGCAACGGGCGGCGTCTTGCTTGTGCTCGCGTTTCCTGATTTCGAGCTCTGGTATCTCGCTTGGGTCGCTCTGGTTCCGCTGCTCGCGGCGATAGATCGAGAAAAGGGATCTTCGCGGCGGGCGTTTACGGTCGGATGGACATTCGGGCTCGTCTTCTTTTTCGGGACTTGCTGGTGGCTGACTTTTGCCCCGATAACCTACGCCGGATTCCCGCCAATCGTTGCTTACTTTTTGCTGCTGATCGTTTGCATGATCGTCGGGGTATTTCCGGGGATCTTTGCGGCGATAATGGCGTTCTTGCTTCGCCGGTTCGGATCGGTCGCAATGCTCGCGGCTCCGTTCGTTTGGGTCTTCACCGAGTTCCTTCGCTACTGGCTAACGGGGAACAACTGGAACGCGATCGGGTATTCGCAGGCGTTCAGTGGGTTCGGACTTAAGTTTGCCCAGATTGGTGGAGTACTTATAACCTCGGGTGCTGTGCTGATCGGATCATCGTTCATCGCTTTTGTTCTTTCGGGCCGTCGGCAATATATGAACGACCCGAAGAAGGCTCCGATCTTCATAGTCGTTCTCTATGGATTGATTGGGCCGCTCGTGTTCATTGATTCGCGTGCTGCAGATCAAGCGTGGGAGGTTCCCGAGGTCGATGTTCGGCTTCCAATAGTCGCATCGATCTTTCTTCCGTTGATCTTGTTGACGATCTTGTCAATGATCTTTGCTTCGGTCTATGAATTTGGCTCTCTAAGCTCGGAACCGTCAGATGTCTCCGCGAGGGTCGTTGCGATCCAGCCGAATGTTCCGATGTCCGGGCTGACGTATGAAAAGTGGCAAGATTTGCGGGAGCGGCATGTGCGGATGGCGGAGGCGGAACTCGGCAAACTGACAACTGACAACCAAGAACTGACAACTGTTATCTTCCCCGAATCGCCGATGAACTTTATGTACGAATCGGACCGCGAGACGCGGGAGTTCATCGATGGTTTTGCCCGGCGGAATAACGTTTCGGTGCTATTCAATTCGGCCGAGCCAAACCATGCGGACGGGAAATTCTTTAACTCGGCGGTGCTGGTCGGGCCGAAGGGCGGCGAGGTGGCCCAGTATGACAAGATCTATCTGGTGCCGTTCGGCGAGTTCGTGCCGGAGCCGCTCGCGTCGGTTGTGCCGGCATTTGTCGGGAGCTTTTCTCAGGGGCAGGATTATGAGCTATTGCCGATCGGAACCGGGAAGGCGGGCGTGATGATCTGCTTCGAGTCGCACTTTGGCCAGCTCGGGCGCGAGTACGTCCGCGGCGGCGCGGATGTGCTGATCGAGATGACCAACGACGGCTATCTCGGGCCGACACCCATTTTGCGGCAGCATCTGGCAAACGCGGTCTTCCGGGCGGTGGAAACGAACCGGCCGCTGCTCCGGGTAACCAATGTCGGCATTACGGCCTATATAACCGAACGCGGCGAGGTCCGCGACCCGGCACCGGTTTACCAGGAAGACACGCGGGTCTGGACCTTTGCAACTTCCGACGGCTCGCAGACGTTCTATGTGAAATACGGCGACTGGTTCGCATGGCTTTGCGCGGTGGTGACCTTAGCACTACTTGCGTTTGGGGCGTTCCGAAAGAGGGCCAATGCGGAAGCCGCGGCGTCGTAG
- a CDS encoding DUF1990 domain-containing protein — MFTIFEPDNDTIRAFLDSTGRTGFSYEDIGATQGEIPAGYIVDRNRILLGSGEEVWEKAKAAIREWTMFDIGWARAYPGDTPIEKGRDVAVVVSHFGIYSLNAARIVYVLDSSEQFGFAYGTLEDHGESGEELFLVERSPENGDVHYSLLAFSRPGHFLTYLCYPAARYLQKQFARDSMAAMLRSAATIGYTTPK; from the coding sequence ATGTTTACCATCTTCGAGCCGGATAATGACACGATACGAGCGTTCCTCGACTCAACAGGCCGGACCGGCTTTTCTTATGAGGATATCGGTGCGACGCAGGGCGAGATCCCGGCTGGCTACATCGTTGACCGAAATCGAATTCTTTTGGGCTCGGGCGAAGAGGTTTGGGAGAAGGCGAAGGCGGCGATCCGCGAATGGACGATGTTTGACATTGGCTGGGCGAGAGCGTATCCGGGCGATACGCCGATCGAGAAGGGCCGCGATGTCGCGGTCGTCGTTTCTCACTTCGGCATCTATAGTTTGAACGCGGCTCGTATCGTCTATGTTCTCGATAGTTCTGAGCAGTTCGGATTTGCCTACGGCACACTCGAAGATCATGGCGAATCGGGCGAGGAACTGTTCCTCGTTGAGCGAAGCCCGGAGAACGGCGACGTCCATTACAGCCTTCTCGCATTCTCGCGGCCCGGGCATTTCCTTACCTATCTTTGCTATCCGGCCGCTCGATATTTGCAGAAACAGTTCGCGAGAGACTCGATGGCCGCGATGCTTCGCTCGGCGGCGACAATCGGCTACACTACACCGAAATGA
- a CDS encoding helix-hairpin-helix domain-containing protein produces the protein MKTALLLIAVLAAGCSKGLENTETAYKLEPAPAAPSHETININTAGIDELRRIPNIGEGLAMEIIRHRNEHGPFRRPESLMLVRGIGDKRFREIRHLIRID, from the coding sequence GTGAAGACCGCATTACTGCTTATCGCGGTGCTCGCAGCGGGTTGTTCAAAAGGCCTCGAAAACACAGAAACTGCATATAAACTCGAGCCCGCACCGGCCGCTCCCTCGCACGAAACCATTAACATCAACACGGCAGGAATCGATGAGCTCCGCCGAATTCCGAACATCGGCGAAGGGCTTGCGATGGAGATCATCCGCCACCGGAACGAGCACGGCCCCTTTCGGCGGCCGGAGAGCCTGATGCTTGTTCGCGGCATCGGCGACAAGCGTTTCCGCGAGATACGGCACCTGATCAGAATTGACTAA
- the prfB gene encoding peptide chain release factor 2 (programmed frameshift) — protein MELQELRTKYDEIKEKVLQLGGFFDAPAKQRELAELEDRISEPGFWDDQAGAQRFVQQRSRVEKALGQQKDFETGISDAEVLFEFAETDEASAGELATLIEKLDRDVTTAETESLLSGETDANNAICSIQAGAGGTDAQDFAQMLLRMYIRWAERRGFKVDLIDEQTGSEAGIKSATFRVEGDYAYGLLSAEAGVHRLVRISPFNSGGSRETSFASMFVSPEIDENIEVNIDDKDLRVDTYRSSGAGGQHVNVTDSAVRITHMPSGIVVTCQNQRSQLQNRMVAMQVLRSKLYELELDRRRSDAAELEATKMDISFGSQIRNYVLHPYRLVKDTRTKLEETDVEAVLGGEIDPFIKEFLMFKKGIKGPAPA, from the exons ATGGAATTACAGGAACTCAGAACAAAATACGACGAAATAAAAGAGAAGGTCCTCCAACTC GGAGGTTTCTTTGACGCACCCGCCAAGCAGAGAGAACTAGCAGAACTTGAGGACAGGATCTCGGAACCGGGCTTTTGGGATGACCAAGCCGGTGCGCAGCGGTTTGTGCAGCAGCGGAGCCGGGTTGAGAAAGCTCTCGGCCAGCAGAAAGATTTTGAGACCGGCATTTCGGACGCCGAGGTACTTTTCGAATTTGCAGAGACCGATGAAGCCTCGGCCGGCGAGCTTGCCACGCTGATCGAAAAGCTCGACCGCGACGTAACGACCGCGGAGACGGAAAGCCTGCTCTCGGGCGAGACGGACGCAAACAACGCCATCTGCTCGATCCAGGCCGGAGCCGGCGGAACGGACGCACAGGACTTTGCCCAGATGCTGCTGAGGATGTATATCCGCTGGGCGGAGCGGCGCGGGTTTAAGGTCGATTTGATCGATGAACAGACGGGAAGCGAGGCCGGGATAAAGTCGGCGACATTCCGGGTCGAGGGCGATTATGCCTATGGGTTGTTATCGGCCGAGGCCGGCGTTCACCGGCTGGTTCGCATATCGCCGTTCAATTCGGGTGGAAGCCGCGAGACCTCGTTCGCTTCGATGTTCGTTTCGCCGGAGATCGACGAGAATATCGAGGTCAACATCGATGATAAGGACCTCCGAGTTGATACCTATCGGTCATCCGGAGCGGGCGGGCAGCACGTTAACGTGACCGACAGCGCCGTCAGGATAACTCATATGCCCTCCGGAATTGTGGTAACCTGCCAGAATCAGCGGTCGCAGCTGCAAAACCGAATGGTCGCGATGCAGGTGCTGAGGTCTAAGCTATACGAACTCGAGCTCGATCGACGCCGCTCGGATGCCGCCGAACTCGAGGCAACAAAGATGGACATCTCGTTTGGGTCGCAGATCCGCAACTACGTCCTGCATCCGTACCGGCTTGTGAAGGACACGCGGACAAAGCTCGAGGAAACTGATGTCGAAGCTGTGCTCGGCGGCGAGATCGACCCTTTCATTAAGGAATTCCTGATGTTCAAAAAGGGGATCAAGGGCCCCGCACCGGCTTAG